The Marinobacter szutsaonensis sequence GCCGTTGACCATAGCGGGCCCGGATGTCCTTGCCCGACAGCACATCCCGGTAGCCTTGCTGGATCTGTTGCTTGATCTCTTCCGTCAGTGCCATCAGCGCGGGCTCACCCAGTCGCGGACGGTGCCGACCCTGAACGACTGCCCCTGCCTGCTCAGGATTACACCGTCTTCGGTGATGCGCTCCACCGTCAGGCCCGAGAAAGTGTCTCCGGCGCGCAGGTAGTTGTCATTGATCATCACCCGGCTTGAGGACGGGTCAGATGAGTACAGATGGCTGTTAAAGGTCAAATCGGGAATGCTCTTCTGGAATGACAGGGGTAACTCGACAAGATGCGGTACCCTGCCTGAGCTTTCGACTTCAGGCAATACCGGATTGCCATCGCTGGCACTGACGGAAGGCACGATGATGGTCGGCTTCTCCGAAACCCGGGGCGCCGGGACAGCCTGGTGATCCGGCCTCTCCACTTCTTCCGGCTCGCCGGTCTCTGCCACACCTTGGTCCGCCGACGCCTGATTGACAGGTTCCGGAACTTCAACGGGCGTTTCCCGACTGGCTTCCATCGCAACATCGTTGTTGACGTTAGCTGGGTCCTGTTGCAGTGAGGGAGTCGCAATCAAGCCCTGGTCCGGCCAGAACACCACGGCCAGAACCACCGCGTTCACCAGTAATGCCAGGGCAACCCAGATCGCAGCGGAACTGCCCCGCTTCTTTTTGGGCCTATGAATGAACTGAACCTGCTGGCCCAGATCAGGAACCTTACCCTGGCGCCGTTCGGTTTCGGATTTCCGGAGTGCATCGAGGATGTAGGACACGGCTTACCCCTTAGTGCTCGAAATACGGGGAACCAGTCGCGGACCCGGGGTATCCAGGTCGTTGTTGATCTGGATAACCGTCATGGCCCCGGCGATACCATCCACTGCCAGGCCTCTGACCTCCTGGTACCAGCGTACCTGCTCCTCTGCGGACATGCGTTTCACCCGACCATTCTCGGTAGCCGATTCCGTATACCGGTCGGCCAACTCCATCATCCTGGCGCCAATCCATAACTGCTGGCCGCTGCCGGAGGCATAG is a genomic window containing:
- a CDS encoding general secretion pathway protein GspB, coding for MSYILDALRKSETERRQGKVPDLGQQVQFIHRPKKKRGSSAAIWVALALLVNAVVLAVVFWPDQGLIATPSLQQDPANVNNDVAMEASRETPVEVPEPVNQASADQGVAETGEPEEVERPDHQAVPAPRVSEKPTIIVPSVSASDGNPVLPEVESSGRVPHLVELPLSFQKSIPDLTFNSHLYSSDPSSSRVMINDNYLRAGDTFSGLTVERITEDGVILSRQGQSFRVGTVRDWVSPR